The DNA window TATCGGTCGTACCCTTTCGGCGGCATTCGCACCAGTGTCTATACTCCTCTCTGAGAGGTATCGGAAGCCGCAGAACTCAGGTGAAAGGAGGTCTACCATGCCAGACAATCCCGGTTACCCACGCGAGGCCAAGATCGTCGAAGTGACGAAGGGTGACTCATCGCAGGGGGTGGTGAGCTTCGAGCTACGCGGTGTCACCCCTGATGCCGGCCTGCTTCTGAGCGAGCATCCTTCGATGGAGGATGCGCTCGAGGCGAAGCGGCGCTACGAGGACGAGTCATTGGAATAGTCGTGCGGTGTGGTCGATTGCCATGCCGGACATCTCGTCCCAGGCGCGAAAATGAGGAGCCGAACCATGGATGACAGGCGTATCCGCTCGAATAGAGGGCGAGACGAGGATGAAGATATCGATACTCATGTAGACGCGAGCGCAAGGAATATCGAGGCGCTCGATCCAGACGCGATCGATGGCAATGCCAGTAGCGAGCATGCGTCCGATCTACCCGATGAGTTCGACGATTACGTCGAACTGGTGCAGGAGCGTGGGCTGGACGAAGACGAGCGAGCGCTGCAGGAAAAAGAGCGATATCTCGAGCAGCAAACTGAAACCACCGATGCCGATGAAGAGGGTATCGAGGCCAGCATCAAACGGCTGGACTTCGAAGAAGACGACGAGCAGGGGCGGCAGTAGCGCCTGACGCTCTGCACGCAGCGGCGCGCCCCTCAAGGGCGTCAAAGCCCGTTGCGTGCTTCGACTCGCCGCGCTGGTCCGGGGTGCTCGGGCACGCGCACCCATCAGCCGCGGCTTCGACGCGGCTATTGAGTCACGCAAGACCTGACCACGCCGATGAGTCCGAAGTCGTCCCCATAGCGCTGCCTCAATAGCAGAATGCTCTTGCCTCGGGCCTCCGGCAGCGACCTGGCGATCGTCGCGATCGAATAGACCTTGCGCGGGTCTCCGGAATGGCGGACGTACTCGCAGGTGTACTGGTGCGCGCGTAGCGACACCGAGTGCTGGAGGCGATAAGCGGGCCAGCACAGCACCACCGTGCAGAACTCCCAGAGCGCGGCCCGCTGGACGCGGCCGGCGAAAGTCCAGGCCGAGGCGTGCAGCAGCCCGGCGAACAGATAGGCAAGGACCAGGAGGGCGACGAGCGAGGGTAGAAGCATCGGGGGCCGCCGGTTCGAAACGTTGAAGCGCTCGACGTTAGGCACCTTTGGAGCGCATTTCAAGCATTAGATCGCCGCCATCGACGATTACTCAGCCATCGGCTCGACCACCGCTGGAGCGCTCGGGTCACTTTATCTTGATAAGAAAATCTAATGACTGGATCTGTGGATCATTTTTTACGATAAAGGCCGTGTCCAGTACCGCTTTACACCAGTTTCAATCTATACAACTCGATGACCGGCCTCTTACAGTGGTTACAGATGAGGCGAAGGATGCTGAAAGGGCATCAAGGACGATGCCAGGGAATCTGGTTCAGGCCAACGAGCATACCGTGGAAAGGGAATCCCCTTCGCCTCATCGGTTTAAAGATTCAATCGTCTGCAGGATTGAAATCGTCAATTTCATCCCCTGTGAAGGAATCGACGATGCGGCAAGGATGCCGATGAAGCAGTCGTATCACCCAGACCGCCCTTTTACAGGGCGGTTTTTCTTTATCACCAACCGATCCCCC is part of the Halotalea alkalilenta genome and encodes:
- a CDS encoding YaiA family protein — its product is MPDNPGYPREAKIVEVTKGDSSQGVVSFELRGVTPDAGLLLSEHPSMEDALEAKRRYEDESLE